In the Clavelina lepadiformis chromosome 8, kaClaLepa1.1, whole genome shotgun sequence genome, one interval contains:
- the LOC143468113 gene encoding inosine triphosphate pyrophosphatase-like isoform X1 has protein sequence MASKNTINFVTGNKNKLKEVVAFLKGNEAFEVKSVALDLPEYQGEPDDVSIAKCKEAARRLEGPVLIEDTCLCFNAMKGLPGPYIKWFLQKLGPEGIYKMLDGWDDKSGYALCTFAFCSATTNNDVMLFRGKCEGMIVPPRGPRNFGWDPCFQPYGYEQTYAEMTPELKNSISHRGRALSALADFFNNQKEIS, from the exons ATGGCTTCAAAAAACACAATCAATTTTGTAACtggcaataaaaataaattaaaggaggttgttgcatttttgaaaGGCAATGAGGCATTTGAAGTTAAAAGTGTAGCTCTGGATT TGCCAGAATATCAAGGAGAACCCGATGACGTGTCAATTGCCAAGTGCAAGGAGGCAGCAAGAAGATTGGAAGGCCCAGTTCTTATTGAAGACACTTGTTTGTGTTTCAATGCTATGAAGGGTCTCCCTGGACCTTATat AAAATGGTTTCTTCAAAAATTGGGACCAGAAGGCATCTACAAAATGCTGGATGGATGGGATGACAAAAGTGGTTATGCATTGTGCACATTTGCATTCTGTTCTGCTACTACAAACAACGATGTCATGCTATTTCGTGGAAAATGTGAA GGCATGATCGTCCCCCCACGTGGACCAAGAAACTTTGGTTGGGACCCTTGTTTTCAACCATATGGTTATGAGCAAAC ATATGCAGAGATGACACCAGAACTGAAGAATTCAATATCTCATCGTGGAAGAGCGCTCAGTGCATTGGCAGATTTTTTCAATAACCAGAAAGAGATCAGTTAA
- the LOC143468113 gene encoding inosine triphosphate pyrophosphatase-like isoform X2, translating to MASKNTINFVTGNKNKLKEVVAFLKGNEAFEVKSVALDLPEYQGEPDDVSIAKCKEAARRLEGPVLIEDTCLCFNAMKGLPGPYIKWFLQKLGPEGIYKMLDGWDDKSGYALCTFAFCSATTNNDVMLFRGKWHDRPPTWTKKLWLGPLFSTIWL from the exons ATGGCTTCAAAAAACACAATCAATTTTGTAACtggcaataaaaataaattaaaggaggttgttgcatttttgaaaGGCAATGAGGCATTTGAAGTTAAAAGTGTAGCTCTGGATT TGCCAGAATATCAAGGAGAACCCGATGACGTGTCAATTGCCAAGTGCAAGGAGGCAGCAAGAAGATTGGAAGGCCCAGTTCTTATTGAAGACACTTGTTTGTGTTTCAATGCTATGAAGGGTCTCCCTGGACCTTATat AAAATGGTTTCTTCAAAAATTGGGACCAGAAGGCATCTACAAAATGCTGGATGGATGGGATGACAAAAGTGGTTATGCATTGTGCACATTTGCATTCTGTTCTGCTACTACAAACAACGATGTCATGCTATTTCGTGGAAAAT GGCATGATCGTCCCCCCACGTGGACCAAGAAACTTTGGTTGGGACCCTTGTTTTCAACCATATGGTTATGA
- the LOC143468112 gene encoding uncharacterized protein LOC143468112 isoform X1 has protein sequence MIIIFGRFHSYIQANKMSNCKPLSLSAWCRQSIAKAMFDRLINESNISSSGEMLLTFVTSKLLPRSTLLDVMRIFILTLDKGHARFSGEQKDCKNANCKMRLWVETKHSPDCPFAEKVDKSPEWRFRAMALSRHCTYVVMATWTDDTFSPSCLVERSFPISLSLTMRQRLVMYSVEGFLLCNDICQLPFPVNSCVAQDDQNAGVYLSRHTCFDPCSLHTHANNTFLRKSVKQICDKVRHRQQRHPLKTLDLRNENGNVHCTRAALTALKLALEPTTDKNENLILPLKKEQIDFTMPSIKLEMAVIGSSYDWFSDVLLSILRKSYINGFAVDLASIRFEDVCSSKVEQILQTLVNPWDIRKLEFRHVYPKSIFETKKGLSRLVNLEEFSLASCDRQPIDFTFNETCTIWNNIFVHWTKLKIVEFSRIRMSFCDNTNSIQDNGLHLPDSLISLEFADGSITPEAMEWLTMSNHSSQSFPGKGNMSALPSLRLHREFTLTNNLKLWKRFLPLFAKSLSSIRSFCVDHCDMKESHAHDMANLMKSQAKYSSLRCFIIREPGVSWKSLLEIFDAVLSTVPDKVSDLAGRAFRGYAELSYFSALVPCASDKTVPKHLRNNTNQEAPGMMWTNPSCRYESFLTQHAKSKGITSLKVEMFWEPECDWR, from the exons atgataataatctttGGAAG GTTCCATAGTTACATCCAAGCGAATAAAATGTCAAATTGTAAGCCATTATCTCTCTCTGCATGGTGCAGGCAATCAATCGCTAAAGCAATGTTTGATCGTTTAATCAACGAAAGCAACATCTCATCGTCGGGCGAAATGTTACTTACTTTCGTTACGAGTAAACTGTTGCCGCGATCGACTCTATTAGATGTAATGCGAATTTTCATACTGACGTTAGACAAAGGCCATGCTCGTTTTTCTGGTGAACAAAAGGATTGTAAGAATGCTAACTGCAAGATGAGGCTCTGGGTCGAAACAAAACATTCACCAGATTGTCCGTTTGCTGAAAAAGTGGATAAGAGTCCAGAATGGCGGTTTCGAGCAATGGCATTATCAAGACATTGCACTTACGTCGTTATGGCGACTTGGACAGATGATACTTTTTCACCATCCTGTTTAGTGGAGAGATCATTTCCAATCAGTTTATCACTAACAATGAGGCAGCGGTTGGTAATGTATAGTGTGGAAGGCTTTCTTCTGTGCAATGACATCTGTCAGTTGCCATTTCCAGTCAACTCGTGTGTCGCACAAGACGATCAAAATGCGGGTGTTTATCTGTCACGGCATACCTGCTTTGATCCATGCTCATTACACACTCATGCAAACAACACATTTCTGAGAAAATCCGTCAAGCAGATTTGTGACAAAGTAAGGCATCGCCAGCAAAGGCATCCGTTAAAAACATTGGACTTACGCAATGAAAATGGAAACGTTCATTGCACAAGGGCGGCATTAACCGCTTTGAAACTGGCACTTGAACCAACGACGGACAAAAACGAAAACCTAATTTTACCACTGAAGAAAG AACAAATCGATTTCACAATGCCTTCCATAAAACTGGAAATGGCTGTTATCGGTTCATCCTATGACTGGTTCTCGGACGTATTGCTGTCAATTCTTCGAAAGTCTTATATAAACGGTTTCGCAGTGGATCTCGCTTCAATTAG GTTTGAGGACGTATGTTCCAGTAAAGTGGAGCAAATCTTGCAGACGTTAGTGAATCCTTGGGACATTCGCAAATTGGAATTTCGTCATGTCTACCCAAAGTCAATCTTTGAGACAAAAAAAGGATTATCACGCTTAGTCAACTTGGAGGAATTTTCGCTTGCTTCGTGTGATCGGCAGCCGATCGATTTTACCTTCAATGAG acCTGTACAATATGGAACAACATCTTTGTACACTGGACTAAGCTTAAGATAGTGGAATTTAGCAGAATTCGTATGTCGTTCTGTGACAATACCAACAGCATTCAAGATAATGGTTTACATCTTCCGGACTCTTTAATTTCACTGGAATTCGCTGATGGAAGTATCACACCTGAGGCCATGGAATGGTTAACCATGTCTAATCACTCATCACAAAGCTTTCCAGGAAAAGGCAACATGTCTGCATTGCCCTCGTTGAGACTTCACCGTGAATTCACTTTGAcaaataacttaaaattatGGAAAAGATTTCTTCCGTTGTTTGCCAAATCGTTGTCTAGTATTCGTTCCTTTTGTGTCGATCATTGTGACATGAAAGAAAGCCATGCTCACGATATGGCAAACCTGATGAAATCCCAAGCAAAGTACAGCTCATTGCGATGTTTCATCATTAGGGAGCCTGGCGTCAGCTGGAAATCATTGCTAGAAATCTTTGACGCTGTTTTATCCACTGTACCTGATAAGGTATCAGACCTAGCTGGGAGAGCCTTTCGTGGGTATGCCGAGCTAAGTTACTTTTCCGCTCTTGTGCCATGTGCGTCAGATAAAACCGTTCCCAAACATCTaagaaataacacaaatcaggAAGCACCTGGGATGATGTGGACGAACCCCTCATGTCGCTACGAGAGCTTCTTAACCCAACATGCGAAAAGTAAAGGAATTACCAGTTTAAAAGTTGAAATGTTTTGGGAGCCAGAATGTGATTGGCGATAA
- the LOC143468112 gene encoding uncharacterized protein LOC143468112 isoform X2: MICRFHSYIQANKMSNCKPLSLSAWCRQSIAKAMFDRLINESNISSSGEMLLTFVTSKLLPRSTLLDVMRIFILTLDKGHARFSGEQKDCKNANCKMRLWVETKHSPDCPFAEKVDKSPEWRFRAMALSRHCTYVVMATWTDDTFSPSCLVERSFPISLSLTMRQRLVMYSVEGFLLCNDICQLPFPVNSCVAQDDQNAGVYLSRHTCFDPCSLHTHANNTFLRKSVKQICDKVRHRQQRHPLKTLDLRNENGNVHCTRAALTALKLALEPTTDKNENLILPLKKEQIDFTMPSIKLEMAVIGSSYDWFSDVLLSILRKSYINGFAVDLASIRFEDVCSSKVEQILQTLVNPWDIRKLEFRHVYPKSIFETKKGLSRLVNLEEFSLASCDRQPIDFTFNETCTIWNNIFVHWTKLKIVEFSRIRMSFCDNTNSIQDNGLHLPDSLISLEFADGSITPEAMEWLTMSNHSSQSFPGKGNMSALPSLRLHREFTLTNNLKLWKRFLPLFAKSLSSIRSFCVDHCDMKESHAHDMANLMKSQAKYSSLRCFIIREPGVSWKSLLEIFDAVLSTVPDKVSDLAGRAFRGYAELSYFSALVPCASDKTVPKHLRNNTNQEAPGMMWTNPSCRYESFLTQHAKSKGITSLKVEMFWEPECDWR, encoded by the exons ATGATTTGTCG GTTCCATAGTTACATCCAAGCGAATAAAATGTCAAATTGTAAGCCATTATCTCTCTCTGCATGGTGCAGGCAATCAATCGCTAAAGCAATGTTTGATCGTTTAATCAACGAAAGCAACATCTCATCGTCGGGCGAAATGTTACTTACTTTCGTTACGAGTAAACTGTTGCCGCGATCGACTCTATTAGATGTAATGCGAATTTTCATACTGACGTTAGACAAAGGCCATGCTCGTTTTTCTGGTGAACAAAAGGATTGTAAGAATGCTAACTGCAAGATGAGGCTCTGGGTCGAAACAAAACATTCACCAGATTGTCCGTTTGCTGAAAAAGTGGATAAGAGTCCAGAATGGCGGTTTCGAGCAATGGCATTATCAAGACATTGCACTTACGTCGTTATGGCGACTTGGACAGATGATACTTTTTCACCATCCTGTTTAGTGGAGAGATCATTTCCAATCAGTTTATCACTAACAATGAGGCAGCGGTTGGTAATGTATAGTGTGGAAGGCTTTCTTCTGTGCAATGACATCTGTCAGTTGCCATTTCCAGTCAACTCGTGTGTCGCACAAGACGATCAAAATGCGGGTGTTTATCTGTCACGGCATACCTGCTTTGATCCATGCTCATTACACACTCATGCAAACAACACATTTCTGAGAAAATCCGTCAAGCAGATTTGTGACAAAGTAAGGCATCGCCAGCAAAGGCATCCGTTAAAAACATTGGACTTACGCAATGAAAATGGAAACGTTCATTGCACAAGGGCGGCATTAACCGCTTTGAAACTGGCACTTGAACCAACGACGGACAAAAACGAAAACCTAATTTTACCACTGAAGAAAG AACAAATCGATTTCACAATGCCTTCCATAAAACTGGAAATGGCTGTTATCGGTTCATCCTATGACTGGTTCTCGGACGTATTGCTGTCAATTCTTCGAAAGTCTTATATAAACGGTTTCGCAGTGGATCTCGCTTCAATTAG GTTTGAGGACGTATGTTCCAGTAAAGTGGAGCAAATCTTGCAGACGTTAGTGAATCCTTGGGACATTCGCAAATTGGAATTTCGTCATGTCTACCCAAAGTCAATCTTTGAGACAAAAAAAGGATTATCACGCTTAGTCAACTTGGAGGAATTTTCGCTTGCTTCGTGTGATCGGCAGCCGATCGATTTTACCTTCAATGAG acCTGTACAATATGGAACAACATCTTTGTACACTGGACTAAGCTTAAGATAGTGGAATTTAGCAGAATTCGTATGTCGTTCTGTGACAATACCAACAGCATTCAAGATAATGGTTTACATCTTCCGGACTCTTTAATTTCACTGGAATTCGCTGATGGAAGTATCACACCTGAGGCCATGGAATGGTTAACCATGTCTAATCACTCATCACAAAGCTTTCCAGGAAAAGGCAACATGTCTGCATTGCCCTCGTTGAGACTTCACCGTGAATTCACTTTGAcaaataacttaaaattatGGAAAAGATTTCTTCCGTTGTTTGCCAAATCGTTGTCTAGTATTCGTTCCTTTTGTGTCGATCATTGTGACATGAAAGAAAGCCATGCTCACGATATGGCAAACCTGATGAAATCCCAAGCAAAGTACAGCTCATTGCGATGTTTCATCATTAGGGAGCCTGGCGTCAGCTGGAAATCATTGCTAGAAATCTTTGACGCTGTTTTATCCACTGTACCTGATAAGGTATCAGACCTAGCTGGGAGAGCCTTTCGTGGGTATGCCGAGCTAAGTTACTTTTCCGCTCTTGTGCCATGTGCGTCAGATAAAACCGTTCCCAAACATCTaagaaataacacaaatcaggAAGCACCTGGGATGATGTGGACGAACCCCTCATGTCGCTACGAGAGCTTCTTAACCCAACATGCGAAAAGTAAAGGAATTACCAGTTTAAAAGTTGAAATGTTTTGGGAGCCAGAATGTGATTGGCGATAA
- the LOC143469761 gene encoding uncharacterized protein LOC143469761 isoform X1 has protein sequence MVSLCKGYIQVNKMSTVGPLSLYEWCRQSIAKAMFDRLINESNILWSSEMLLTFVTSKLLPRLTSLEVMRAFILALDKGHAHFTNEQEDCSNTGSEDMRWRVMISHSHTCAEVADKNQERRFRAMALSRHCTYVIMATWTEDSFSPSCLVEESFPIGLSRTMRHWLILFAVDGFLLCNDISQSAFLVNPSSQQANSFASVFLSRICSYHVLDARQTHANNAFLDNSVQQQIRNEIIKKRQRHPLKTLDLRELHENDQFITDEVINMLMWALQRRTDKNENKILPIKKEQCNLEIPSIKLGLAYMETSFDMHSNKVLSVLRESYTNGFAVDLASIRFENVCFSTVEQILQTVVNPADIRKINFYHHDPNSIFQAREGLSRLVNLEKFVLASLTSQSDKFSFTEVSHKFSFTETFSMWNDIFVHWPKLRAVKISGIRMSFCDNAKGFQSNALHLPDSLITLKFAHESITAEALEWLARCYEQLNTSQSSSGKDNTSALSCLRLKCETSLTRNLELWNSFLQFFEKHLSCIRSFNFDHCNMNENQARDLINLVTSRAKCSSLRRFGIRERNVSRGSFLKIFDAVISALPDEVTNSGTIFHGTETSYFSAHVPFASDQIVPEMLRGSWMI, from the exons ATGGTCTCACTCTGTAAAGGTTACATACAAGTGAATAAAATGTCAACTGTCGGCCCACTTTCTCTGTATGAGTGGTGTAGGCAATCAATCGCTAAAGCGATGTTTGATCGTTTAATCAACGAAAGTAACATCTTGTGGTCGAGCGAAATGCTACTTACTTTCGTTACGAGTAAACTGCTGCCGCGATTAACTTCATTAGAGGTAATGCGAGCTTTCATACTGGCGTTAGACAAAGGTCACGCTCATTTTACTAATGAACAAGAAGATTGTAGCAATACCGGCAGCGAGGATATGAGGTGGCGCGTGATGATAAGTCATTCTCATACGTGTGCTGAAGTAGCGGATAAGAATCAAGAGCGGCGGTTTCGAGCAATGGCATTATCAAGACATTGCACTTACGTCATTATGGCGACTTGGACTGAAGATAGCTTTTCACCATCCTGTTTAGTGGAGGAATCATTTCCAATCGGTTTATCACGAACAATGAGACATTGGTTGATATTATTTGCTGTGGATGGCTTCCTTTTATGCAACGACATCAGTCAATCGGCATTTTTGGTCAATCCATCTAGTCAGCAAGCTAATTCATTTGCAAGTGTTTTTCTTTCGCGTATTTGTAGTTATCATGTCTTGGATGCAAGACAAACTCATGCAAACAACGCGTTTCTGGATAACTCCGTCCAGCAGCAGATCCGTAACGAGATTATTAAAAAACGACAAAGGCATCCGTTGAAAACGTTAGACTTACGAGAGTTACATGAAAACGATCAGTTCATAACCGATGAGGTGATAAACATGTTGATGTGGGCACTACAACGAAGGACggacaaaaatgaaaacaaaattttgccaaTAAAGAAAG aacaatGCAATTTGGAAATTCCTTCAATAAAGTTGGGATTAGCTTACATGGAAACATCGTTCGACATGCATTCGAACAAAGTGCTGTCAGTTCTACGAGAATCTTATACAAACGGTTTCGCAGTGGATCTTGCTTCAATTAG GTTTGAGAACGTCTGTTTTAGTACAGTAGAGCAAATCTTGCAGACGGTAGTGAATCCTGCGGACATtcgcaaaataaatttttaccaCCACGATCCGAACTCAATCTTTCAGGCGAGAGAAGGATTATCACGTTTAGTCAATTTAGAAAAATTTGTGCTTGCTTCGTTGACATCGCAATCAGACAAATTTTCCTTCACTGAGGTATCACACAAATTTTCCTTCACTGAG acCTTTTCAATGTGGAACGACATCTTTGTACACTGGCCTAAGCTCAGGGCAGTGAAAATTAGTGGCATTCGTATGTCGTTCTGTGACAATGCCAAGGGCTTCCAAAGTAATGCTTTACATCTTCCGGACTCGTTAATTACCCTGAAATTTGCCCATGAAAGCATCACAGCTGAAGCCCTGGAATGGTTAGCCAGGTGTTACGAACAGCTAAACACATCGCAAAGCTCTTCAGGAAAAGACAACACGTCTGCATTATCCTGTTTGAGGCTAAAGTGCGAAACCTCTTTGACAAGAAACTTAGAATTGTGGAATAGCTTTcttcagttttttgaaaaacatttgtcTTGCATTCGATCCTTCAACTTCGATCATTGCAACATGAACGAAAACCAAGCTCGCGATTTGATAAACCTGGTAACTTCCCGAGCAAAATGTAGCTCATTGCGACGTTTCGGCATCAGGGAGCGAAACGTCAGCAGGGgatcttttttaaaaatcttcgACGCTGTTATATCCGCTTTACCGGATGAGGTCACGAACAGTGGGACAATCTTTCATGGAACAGAAACGAGTTACTTTTCCGCTCATGTGCCATTCGCGTCAGATCAAATTGTTCCCGAAATGTTAAGAGGATCTTGGATGATTTGA
- the LOC143469761 gene encoding uncharacterized protein LOC143469761 isoform X2, producing MVSLCKGYIQVNKMSTVGPLSLYEWCRQSIAKAMFDRLINESNILWSSEMLLTFVTSKLLPRLTSLEVMRAFILALDKGHAHFTNEQEDCSNTGSEDMRWRVMISHSHTCAEVADKNQERRFRAMALSRHCTYVIMATWTEDSFSPSCLVEESFPIGLSRTMRHWLILFAVDGFLLCNDISQSAFLVNPSSQQANSFASVFLSRICSYHVLDARQTHANNAFLDNSVQQQIRNEIIKKRQRHPLKTLDLRELHENDQFITDEVINMLMWALQRRTDKNENKILPIKKEQCNLEIPSIKLGLAYMETSFDMHSNKVLSVLRESYTNGFAVDLASIRFENVCFSTVEQILQTVVNPADIRKINFYHHDPNSIFQAREGLSRLVNLEKFVLASLTSQSDKFSFTETFSMWNDIFVHWPKLRAVKISGIRMSFCDNAKGFQSNALHLPDSLITLKFAHESITAEALEWLARCYEQLNTSQSSSGKDNTSALSCLRLKCETSLTRNLELWNSFLQFFEKHLSCIRSFNFDHCNMNENQARDLINLVTSRAKCSSLRRFGIRERNVSRGSFLKIFDAVISALPDEVTNSGTIFHGTETSYFSAHVPFASDQIVPEMLRGSWMI from the exons ATGGTCTCACTCTGTAAAGGTTACATACAAGTGAATAAAATGTCAACTGTCGGCCCACTTTCTCTGTATGAGTGGTGTAGGCAATCAATCGCTAAAGCGATGTTTGATCGTTTAATCAACGAAAGTAACATCTTGTGGTCGAGCGAAATGCTACTTACTTTCGTTACGAGTAAACTGCTGCCGCGATTAACTTCATTAGAGGTAATGCGAGCTTTCATACTGGCGTTAGACAAAGGTCACGCTCATTTTACTAATGAACAAGAAGATTGTAGCAATACCGGCAGCGAGGATATGAGGTGGCGCGTGATGATAAGTCATTCTCATACGTGTGCTGAAGTAGCGGATAAGAATCAAGAGCGGCGGTTTCGAGCAATGGCATTATCAAGACATTGCACTTACGTCATTATGGCGACTTGGACTGAAGATAGCTTTTCACCATCCTGTTTAGTGGAGGAATCATTTCCAATCGGTTTATCACGAACAATGAGACATTGGTTGATATTATTTGCTGTGGATGGCTTCCTTTTATGCAACGACATCAGTCAATCGGCATTTTTGGTCAATCCATCTAGTCAGCAAGCTAATTCATTTGCAAGTGTTTTTCTTTCGCGTATTTGTAGTTATCATGTCTTGGATGCAAGACAAACTCATGCAAACAACGCGTTTCTGGATAACTCCGTCCAGCAGCAGATCCGTAACGAGATTATTAAAAAACGACAAAGGCATCCGTTGAAAACGTTAGACTTACGAGAGTTACATGAAAACGATCAGTTCATAACCGATGAGGTGATAAACATGTTGATGTGGGCACTACAACGAAGGACggacaaaaatgaaaacaaaattttgccaaTAAAGAAAG aacaatGCAATTTGGAAATTCCTTCAATAAAGTTGGGATTAGCTTACATGGAAACATCGTTCGACATGCATTCGAACAAAGTGCTGTCAGTTCTACGAGAATCTTATACAAACGGTTTCGCAGTGGATCTTGCTTCAATTAG GTTTGAGAACGTCTGTTTTAGTACAGTAGAGCAAATCTTGCAGACGGTAGTGAATCCTGCGGACATtcgcaaaataaatttttaccaCCACGATCCGAACTCAATCTTTCAGGCGAGAGAAGGATTATCACGTTTAGTCAATTTAGAAAAATTTGTGCTTGCTTCGTTGACATCGCAATCAGACAAATTTTCCTTCACTGAG acCTTTTCAATGTGGAACGACATCTTTGTACACTGGCCTAAGCTCAGGGCAGTGAAAATTAGTGGCATTCGTATGTCGTTCTGTGACAATGCCAAGGGCTTCCAAAGTAATGCTTTACATCTTCCGGACTCGTTAATTACCCTGAAATTTGCCCATGAAAGCATCACAGCTGAAGCCCTGGAATGGTTAGCCAGGTGTTACGAACAGCTAAACACATCGCAAAGCTCTTCAGGAAAAGACAACACGTCTGCATTATCCTGTTTGAGGCTAAAGTGCGAAACCTCTTTGACAAGAAACTTAGAATTGTGGAATAGCTTTcttcagttttttgaaaaacatttgtcTTGCATTCGATCCTTCAACTTCGATCATTGCAACATGAACGAAAACCAAGCTCGCGATTTGATAAACCTGGTAACTTCCCGAGCAAAATGTAGCTCATTGCGACGTTTCGGCATCAGGGAGCGAAACGTCAGCAGGGgatcttttttaaaaatcttcgACGCTGTTATATCCGCTTTACCGGATGAGGTCACGAACAGTGGGACAATCTTTCATGGAACAGAAACGAGTTACTTTTCCGCTCATGTGCCATTCGCGTCAGATCAAATTGTTCCCGAAATGTTAAGAGGATCTTGGATGATTTGA